AATCGCCTAAAAAGAGAGGGGGACCGAGGGGGTGAGTTCAGTCCGGAAATTTCAGCTTAAATTTCCGTAGTTATCATTTTCAGACATGGCTCCGTTAAAGTATCATGCGGTAATTCATTTCCCGAGCTAACATAATAATCAGTTTTTATAATTTTAAAAACTTATTACCTCATTTAAATTAGCTTCAATTTGATATTTTTCAATTAATTTCTTCAATTCTACTATCAATGCATTATGCGTTTGCACTAATTCGACATTACTTAGCGATATAGAGTCAATTATTTCACTTTCGATATCCCAAATTGTTTTCGTAGGGGAAGGATCTGTTCCATAGCGTGGGATGATATGCCAATGAACGTGGGAGCATGAATTACCAAGTGATTCACAGTTTATTTTTTTGGCCTGAAAAGCATTTTGAACTGCCTCAGAAACTACAGTCATTTCAAATAAGAATTTGTTTCTAAACTCTATGGGCAGCAAGTGGAGTTCACTAGCACATATTTTACTTATAAAGAAAGTGTACCCTTTAAAATATTGCCATCTGTTACTCAAAAAAATATAACCTGTTTCGAGTTCCCCGATAAAGTACTTATTCTCTTCATATCTTTTTGATATCCATTCACATACGGAACAGTTATTACCATCCAATTTTGATCACCTCTTGAGGAATATGATAAGGATAAAAATGTCAAGAAATTTCTTGAAGATTTAAGTCAATTTATTTATCCGTCCGATACTTTCTAAAATTCTCCTCACTGATCGGCAGCAGAAAAATCACCGGATCCAATTCCAACCCTGTCGCTATGGCGAACAAAATATCCAATGAATAAGAAATATCTGAGCCGGATGCTTTGATCTTGCTGATATAGCTTTTGTTATAATTAATTTTCTCGCCCAAAGTACCCTGCGAGATACCCCGTTTGCTGCGATAAAAAATAATAAAGAGCTAATTTGCCGGTCCTTCGGGAAATAAGGTTTTTCAAGAGGTTGAGAAAGTGAAAGGGATTTGAGGAACTTTAACTGTTTTTTCTTACAGAATCTAACTGC
This region of Hydrogenispora ethanolica genomic DNA includes:
- a CDS encoding HIT family protein — translated: MDGNNCSVCEWISKRYEENKYFIGELETGYIFLSNRWQYFKGYTFFISKICASELHLLPIEFRNKFLFEMTVVSEAVQNAFQAKKINCESLGNSCSHVHWHIIPRYGTDPSPTKTIWDIESEIIDSISLSNVELVQTHNALIVELKKLIEKYQIEANLNEVISF